From the Rhodoferax mekongensis genome, one window contains:
- the moaA gene encoding GTP 3',8-cyclase MoaA: MASRNPRVFPLIDERSSGIPVHASAATGMPHPGMLGSIRDTLGRPLRDLRISVTDRCNFRCSYCMPKEVFHKDYPYLPHSALLSFEEITTLAKQFVALGVQKIRLTGGEPLLRKNIETLIEQLAAITTPEGHALDLTLTTNGSLLAKKARPLKDAGLQRVTVSLDGLDDRIFKAMNDVDFPVADVLNGIEAAHSAGLGPIKVNMVVKRGTNEQEILPMARHFRGSGVALRYIEYMDVGATNGWRMDEVLPSHDVLQRLREHLPLIPLPSSQPGETAQRWGYADANGMHDRSAGEIGLISSVTQAFCGDCNRARLSTEGQLYLCLFAGRGHDLRSLVRSGASPEQLQEAIASIWGGRSDRYSALRGSDSIDNIAGPKRVEMSYIGG; the protein is encoded by the coding sequence ATGGCCAGCCGCAATCCACGTGTTTTTCCTTTGATCGATGAACGCTCATCAGGCATTCCTGTACACGCCTCAGCGGCCACCGGCATGCCCCACCCCGGAATGCTCGGTTCCATCCGTGACACATTGGGGCGCCCCCTGCGCGATTTGCGTATCAGCGTCACGGACCGCTGCAACTTCCGCTGCAGCTACTGCATGCCCAAAGAGGTGTTCCATAAGGACTACCCCTATCTTCCGCACAGCGCCCTGCTGAGCTTTGAGGAAATCACGACCTTGGCAAAGCAGTTTGTCGCGCTGGGCGTACAAAAAATCCGTCTGACCGGTGGTGAGCCACTGCTACGCAAGAACATCGAGACCTTGATCGAGCAGCTCGCGGCCATCACAACGCCTGAGGGCCATGCCCTGGACCTGACCCTTACGACCAACGGATCCCTTTTGGCAAAGAAAGCCCGCCCCCTCAAAGATGCGGGTTTACAACGGGTCACCGTCAGTCTTGATGGACTGGATGACCGCATTTTCAAAGCCATGAATGATGTGGACTTCCCGGTCGCCGATGTGTTGAACGGCATTGAGGCTGCCCACTCCGCAGGGCTGGGGCCCATCAAAGTCAACATGGTGGTCAAACGCGGAACCAATGAGCAGGAAATCTTGCCCATGGCACGCCATTTCCGTGGCAGTGGTGTGGCCTTGCGCTACATCGAATACATGGATGTTGGGGCGACCAACGGCTGGCGTATGGATGAAGTGCTGCCGTCCCACGACGTGCTTCAACGGCTGCGCGAACACCTGCCGCTGATACCTCTGCCAAGCTCCCAGCCCGGAGAAACCGCCCAACGTTGGGGCTATGCAGATGCCAACGGAATGCATGACCGTTCGGCGGGTGAAATCGGACTGATCAGCAGTGTGACGCAGGCATTTTGTGGCGACTGCAATCGGGCGCGGCTTTCCACAGAGGGGCAGCTTTATTTGTGCCTGTTTGCAGGCCGGGGACACGACCTCCGGTCTTTGGTACGCAGCGGTGCGTCACCCGAACAACTCCAAGAGGCCATCGCCAGCATCTGGGGGGGCCGCTCGGACCGTTATTCCGCTTTGCGGGGATCCGACTCAATCGACAACATCGCCGGCCCGAAGCGGGTGGAAATGAGCTACATCGGCGGGTGA
- a CDS encoding TonB-dependent receptor plug domain-containing protein, whose protein sequence is MKPLPFAILLTLLSPWVVAQQMEPASVSEKDFLDEMPVVLSVSRLAQPVDEAPGAVTVLDRAFIRMTGARDVADLLRLVPGFQTTTSFETDAPMASYHGRNDDWANRIQVLVDGRSVYSGHLQGSAGLGLQTLAIDDIERIEVLRGSNSASYGARAFLGVINIVSRDVRETAGGRARLSGGDSGVADAYAGLGWGDQDNAYRLSMDSRGDMGLRGAYGVNRVSRLNFSGAISLAPASSLEIRAGSLGIDAGRGEATSPGNVSRSRFLGSQFVQADLQLPLAADQDLQVSFSQTENTHRDRFPYYDNNAPANYQGVPVDFSAFEVNQAMTLQHTARWGPSLRTVWGLELRKEVIDSPSSFDTRGSVTSNFQRLFGNAEWRIQPTLLLNSGVMLEQSELGGGSASPRVMLNWHVTPGHTLRAGVSTAFRPPSAYEKYAAVRYHLTDGQVKTTVFSNGNLVPERIFTRELGYNLSSPAYGLAGDVRLFDERISDGIERPAKANDSDPDDYLNIDNYGISGAEHQLQWRPSSSALVFFTQTWTNVEGAERFRVTHSAARYAMSLSGQFTTSGGYVWSAMHAQSEDIALMSDSGDRRLYKISRTDARLSKSFKLGRNRAEISLTLQNLDQPSRDGDKKFLFDRRAFVTLQVEQ, encoded by the coding sequence ATGAAACCATTACCGTTCGCCATATTACTGACATTGCTATCTCCCTGGGTTGTGGCCCAGCAGATGGAGCCTGCTTCGGTCTCAGAGAAAGACTTTCTGGACGAAATGCCGGTTGTTCTGTCGGTGTCCCGGCTTGCGCAGCCTGTCGATGAGGCTCCCGGTGCTGTTACGGTGCTGGACCGTGCGTTCATCCGGATGACCGGGGCACGCGATGTCGCGGACTTGCTCCGATTGGTGCCGGGCTTTCAGACCACCACATCCTTCGAGACGGATGCACCCATGGCAAGCTACCACGGCCGCAATGATGATTGGGCCAACCGCATTCAAGTGCTGGTAGACGGGCGTTCGGTGTATTCCGGCCACCTTCAAGGGTCGGCAGGACTGGGACTGCAAACGCTTGCCATTGACGATATCGAGCGCATTGAAGTGCTGCGGGGTTCCAATTCGGCTTCTTACGGAGCGCGGGCGTTCCTCGGTGTGATCAACATCGTGTCCAGAGATGTGCGTGAAACGGCAGGTGGCCGGGCCAGGCTCAGCGGGGGGGATAGCGGCGTCGCCGACGCCTATGCTGGGTTGGGCTGGGGAGATCAGGACAACGCCTATCGCCTGAGTATGGACAGCCGCGGCGATATGGGCTTGCGCGGGGCCTACGGGGTGAATCGGGTCTCGCGATTGAACTTCTCGGGCGCCATTAGCCTGGCACCAGCGTCGTCCCTGGAAATACGGGCAGGCAGTTTGGGGATTGATGCTGGACGGGGTGAGGCAACGTCTCCCGGAAATGTGTCACGGAGCCGATTCCTGGGCTCGCAGTTCGTTCAAGCAGACCTGCAACTTCCGTTGGCTGCGGACCAGGACCTGCAAGTTAGTTTTTCGCAAACGGAAAACACCCATAGAGACCGTTTTCCCTACTATGACAACAATGCACCCGCCAATTACCAGGGGGTGCCTGTGGACTTCAGTGCTTTTGAAGTTAACCAGGCGATGACGCTGCAACACACCGCCCGATGGGGTCCGTCTTTGCGTACGGTGTGGGGCTTGGAGTTGCGCAAGGAGGTGATTGATTCGCCATCCAGCTTCGATACGCGGGGATCCGTGACCAGCAATTTCCAGCGACTGTTTGGAAATGCAGAGTGGCGTATCCAGCCTACCTTGTTGCTCAACAGTGGTGTCATGCTGGAGCAAAGTGAGTTGGGCGGGGGCTCTGCATCGCCAAGGGTCATGTTGAATTGGCATGTGACCCCGGGTCACACCTTGCGCGCGGGGGTCTCGACAGCCTTTCGTCCCCCAAGCGCCTATGAGAAGTATGCGGCGGTGCGCTACCACTTAACTGATGGTCAAGTCAAAACAACAGTGTTTAGTAATGGCAATCTAGTGCCAGAACGCATATTTACTCGCGAGCTTGGCTATAACTTGAGCTCGCCTGCTTACGGCTTAGCAGGTGATGTTAGGTTGTTTGACGAGCGGATATCCGATGGCATTGAACGTCCCGCCAAAGCCAATGACTCTGATCCGGACGACTACCTCAATATTGATAACTACGGCATTTCGGGCGCGGAACACCAGCTCCAATGGCGGCCTTCCTCCTCTGCACTGGTGTTCTTTACCCAGACGTGGACCAACGTAGAGGGGGCAGAGCGCTTCCGCGTGACACACAGCGCAGCCCGCTATGCCATGTCGCTCAGCGGGCAATTCACCACTTCGGGCGGGTATGTCTGGTCGGCGATGCACGCGCAGTCCGAAGATATAGCGTTGATGTCTGATAGTGGTGATAGGAGGCTATACAAGATATCTCGTACTGATGCACGCCTATCCAAGAGCTTTAAGTTGGGCCGAAATAGGGCGGAAATATCATTGACCTTGCAGAACTTGGATCAGCCATCGCGCGACGGTGACAAGAAATTTCTGTTCGACCGCCGCGCGTTTGTCACTTTGCAGGTGGAGCAATAG
- the rnhA gene encoding ribonuclease HI has product MTKVVVYTDGACKGNPGPGGWGVLLRSADGTEKELFGGELGTTNNRMEMMAVIEALSALKRPCQITLHIDSQYVLKGITEWLQGWKAKGWKTASKQPVKNVDLWQRLDALVSGAGHTIDWRWVKGHAGDPGNERADGLANRGVELALRQRA; this is encoded by the coding sequence TTGACAAAAGTGGTGGTGTACACCGACGGTGCTTGCAAAGGTAACCCCGGACCTGGTGGATGGGGCGTGTTGTTGCGCTCTGCCGATGGCACAGAAAAAGAGCTATTCGGAGGCGAACTGGGGACCACCAACAACCGGATGGAAATGATGGCGGTGATAGAGGCCTTGTCTGCATTGAAACGGCCGTGCCAGATCACCTTGCACATAGACAGTCAGTACGTGCTAAAAGGCATCACCGAGTGGCTGCAAGGATGGAAGGCCAAGGGCTGGAAGACGGCCTCCAAGCAGCCTGTCAAAAATGTGGACTTGTGGCAGCGTCTCGACGCCTTGGTCAGCGGTGCCGGCCACACCATCGATTGGCGCTGGGTGAAAGGTCATGCGGGTGACCCCGGCAATGAACGGGCCGACGGGTTGGCTAATCGCGGTGTGGAGTTGGCATTGCGTCAACGCGCTTGA
- a CDS encoding transglycosylase SLT domain-containing protein encodes MNLFHIATAGLLVLLTGCAGTMNSPMPAENTPPGVATTSPNATAAKPAVTDADSLNLRPSREIARPKPVPPSATTARGESVPLTAIEMAQGSRNVAAIAPPADLWERIRRGYAMNDLENDLVRDREQWYSSRPDYIFRMTERSKKYLFHIVEELEVRNMPTELALLPFIESAFNPQAVSSAKAAGMWQFMPATGKYFELKQNTFRDDRRDVLASTRAALDYLQKLYRMFGDWHLALAAYNWGEGSVSRAIAKNSKAGLPTSYNDLNMPMETRFYVPKLQAVKNIVSNPGKYSSKLPLIENHPYFQSVTIRRDIDVALAAKLAEVGLDDFKALNPSLNRPVILAAGTPQILLPWDNAEVFQSNLESYSGRLASWTAWVVPTTMRPAEVAKKVGMSEADLRSMNNIPPRVVVRAGSTLLVPRSNHMPDVTEKVADNSQLSLAPEVVLKRSTVKAGRGETVASIARKYKTTAANVAEWNKVSTSAGFKPGQTVVLFLPAHAKVAASSSPKTGGTAKSASTAKGKAAKDSQAKSKSGGTKAEGKTSKSGSKSAASGKTEKHAKESKKKEK; translated from the coding sequence ATGAATCTATTTCACATTGCCACCGCAGGTCTGCTGGTGCTGTTGACCGGCTGTGCGGGGACCATGAATTCCCCGATGCCGGCAGAGAACACACCGCCCGGAGTCGCCACCACCAGCCCCAACGCTACGGCTGCCAAGCCTGCGGTCACCGACGCCGACAGTTTGAACCTGCGCCCCAGCCGTGAAATAGCGCGGCCCAAACCTGTGCCACCGTCAGCCACCACAGCGCGCGGGGAATCCGTGCCACTGACCGCCATTGAAATGGCCCAGGGCTCCCGCAATGTGGCGGCCATTGCGCCACCTGCTGATTTGTGGGAGCGCATACGGCGTGGTTACGCCATGAATGATTTGGAAAACGACCTGGTGCGGGACCGCGAACAGTGGTATTCCTCACGCCCGGACTACATTTTCCGGATGACCGAGCGGTCCAAAAAGTACCTATTCCACATTGTTGAGGAGCTGGAGGTACGCAACATGCCCACCGAACTGGCCCTGCTGCCCTTCATTGAAAGTGCGTTCAACCCGCAGGCAGTTTCCAGTGCCAAAGCAGCGGGCATGTGGCAGTTCATGCCTGCTACCGGCAAGTATTTCGAACTCAAACAAAACACATTCAGGGACGATCGACGCGATGTGCTGGCCTCCACGCGCGCGGCCCTCGACTACCTGCAAAAGCTTTACAGAATGTTCGGAGACTGGCATCTCGCACTCGCGGCTTACAACTGGGGCGAGGGAAGTGTGTCTCGCGCAATTGCCAAGAACTCCAAGGCGGGACTCCCCACCAGCTACAACGACTTGAACATGCCGATGGAGACGCGTTTTTACGTGCCCAAGCTGCAAGCCGTGAAAAACATCGTGTCCAACCCGGGCAAGTACAGCTCGAAGCTGCCGCTGATTGAAAACCACCCTTACTTCCAAAGCGTCACGATCCGGCGCGATATAGACGTGGCTCTGGCCGCCAAACTGGCCGAAGTGGGCTTGGACGATTTCAAGGCGCTGAATCCGTCCCTCAACCGGCCCGTGATCCTGGCCGCCGGGACACCTCAAATTTTGTTGCCATGGGACAACGCAGAGGTATTCCAGTCCAACCTCGAGAGCTATAGCGGTCGTTTGGCCAGCTGGACGGCATGGGTGGTGCCCACCACCATGCGACCGGCAGAGGTCGCCAAAAAGGTAGGGATGAGTGAAGCGGACTTGCGCAGCATGAACAACATCCCTCCCCGCGTGGTAGTGCGCGCTGGTTCGACATTGTTGGTTCCCCGCAGTAACCACATGCCGGACGTTACCGAGAAAGTGGCAGACAACAGCCAGCTCTCCTTGGCGCCTGAAGTGGTGCTCAAGCGCAGCACGGTGAAAGCTGGACGTGGCGAGACGGTCGCCAGCATCGCCCGCAAATACAAGACTACGGCCGCCAACGTGGCGGAGTGGAACAAAGTCAGCACCTCTGCCGGATTCAAGCCCGGGCAGACCGTGGTGCTTTTTCTCCCGGCCCACGCCAAAGTCGCAGCATCGTCAAGCCCGAAGACTGGCGGGACAGCCAAGTCTGCCAGCACGGCCAAAGGCAAAGCTGCAAAGGACAGTCAGGCCAAAAGCAAATCCGGCGGCACCAAAGCCGAAGGCAAAACGAGCAAATCCGGCAGTAAATCCGCAGCCTCCGGAAAAACCGAGAAGCACGCCAAAGAGAGCAAAAAGAAAGAGAAATAA
- a CDS encoding YbaB/EbfC family nucleoid-associated protein codes for MFNKGQLAGLMKQAQAMQDNMKKAQDELGNIEVTGESGAGLVKVTMTCKHDVKRVAIDPSLLADDKDMLEDLVAAAFNAAVRKAEETSAEKMGKITAGMPGLPGGMKFPF; via the coding sequence ATGTTCAACAAAGGACAACTCGCGGGCCTCATGAAGCAAGCCCAGGCCATGCAGGACAACATGAAGAAAGCCCAGGACGAGTTGGGCAACATCGAAGTCACCGGTGAGTCCGGTGCCGGCCTGGTCAAGGTCACCATGACCTGCAAACACGACGTCAAGCGCGTAGCCATCGACCCCAGCCTGCTGGCCGATGACAAAGACATGCTCGAAGACCTGGTGGCTGCTGCCTTCAACGCCGCAGTACGCAAAGCGGAAGAAACTTCGGCTGAAAAAATGGGCAAGATCACCGCTGGCATGCCAGGCTTGCCCGGTGGCATGAAGTTCCCGTTCTGA
- a CDS encoding class I SAM-dependent methyltransferase gives MSDQIIGLQEWFQSPAGAYLLEWEQAQLDEAVADLFGYHALQLGVPELQALRTNRMPHRWFTIQESAEQAGKQCAVVDFYTDFTALPFPANSMDLLVLPHALEFSPDPHAALREVERVLVPEGKAVICGLNPASLWGWRQRRSRWYQRLGWGRVFLPGWGDLIGYWRLRDWLRLLSFEVEAGRFGCYRPAVDSPEWLHRFAWLDRIGGRWWPIFGAAYFVVATKRVRGMRLLGGAWKAAAKRSAAAVPVTQQTHKTRNEN, from the coding sequence ATGAGCGACCAAATTATAGGTTTGCAGGAATGGTTCCAATCCCCCGCAGGTGCTTACCTGCTGGAATGGGAGCAGGCCCAGCTGGATGAAGCGGTAGCCGACCTGTTCGGTTACCACGCGCTTCAGTTGGGAGTGCCTGAACTGCAGGCCCTGCGCACCAACCGCATGCCGCACCGGTGGTTCACCATTCAGGAGTCCGCAGAGCAGGCCGGCAAGCAATGTGCTGTCGTGGATTTCTACACGGACTTTACCGCCTTGCCTTTCCCCGCGAACAGCATGGACTTGCTGGTGCTGCCCCATGCGTTGGAATTCAGCCCCGATCCGCATGCGGCGCTGCGCGAGGTTGAGCGGGTGTTGGTACCCGAGGGCAAGGCAGTGATCTGCGGATTGAATCCCGCCAGTTTATGGGGTTGGCGACAACGGCGCAGCCGCTGGTACCAGCGCTTGGGGTGGGGGCGGGTGTTCTTGCCGGGCTGGGGCGACCTGATTGGCTATTGGCGGTTGAGGGATTGGCTGCGATTACTGAGCTTTGAGGTGGAAGCCGGGCGCTTCGGTTGCTACCGGCCTGCCGTTGACTCCCCGGAATGGTTGCACCGCTTTGCGTGGCTGGACCGGATAGGGGGGCGGTGGTGGCCCATTTTTGGCGCGGCCTATTTTGTGGTTGCCACCAAGCGGGTCCGAGGCATGCGATTGCTGGGCGGTGCCTGGAAAGCAGCAGCCAAACGCAGCGCAGCCGCAGTCCCTGTGACTCAACAGACCCACAAGACCCGGAACGAAAACTAA
- the gloB gene encoding hydroxyacylglutathione hydrolase has protein sequence MTLLPLPALTDNYIWMLHNGQEALVVDPGEARPVLEALERESLTLHTILVTHHHGDHTGGVPILREATGASVYGPAHENMPEPITRLMEGDRVHALGWDFTVIDVPGHTAGHIAFYAAPAAAKPLLFCGDTLFSAGCGRLFEGTPAQMLDSLHKLSSLPDDTRVCCTHEYTLSNLKFALAVEPSNQALADYDMHCRSLRANSTPTLPSNMLLERNINPFLRTHLSSVADAVQSHDAAGVAAAGVFATLRQWKNNFQ, from the coding sequence ATGACGTTACTACCACTGCCCGCATTGACTGACAACTACATATGGATGTTGCACAACGGGCAAGAAGCTCTGGTGGTCGATCCCGGGGAGGCGCGACCGGTGCTTGAAGCCCTGGAACGCGAGTCCCTGACACTGCACACCATTTTAGTCACGCACCACCATGGCGATCACACAGGGGGTGTGCCCATTTTGCGCGAAGCCACTGGAGCGTCGGTGTATGGTCCGGCTCATGAAAATATGCCAGAGCCGATCACTCGCTTGATGGAGGGCGATCGGGTACATGCCTTGGGCTGGGATTTCACTGTGATCGATGTGCCCGGACACACTGCAGGACATATCGCTTTTTATGCAGCGCCAGCAGCCGCCAAACCCCTGCTGTTTTGTGGAGATACCCTTTTCAGTGCGGGGTGCGGACGGCTTTTTGAGGGAACACCTGCCCAGATGTTGGACTCTCTCCACAAATTGTCGAGCCTTCCGGACGACACCCGCGTGTGCTGCACCCACGAATACACCCTGAGCAATTTGAAATTCGCACTCGCCGTGGAACCCAGCAATCAAGCGCTGGCGGATTACGACATGCATTGCCGCTCCCTGCGCGCCAACAGCACACCAACCCTTCCCTCCAACATGTTGTTGGAGCGCAATATCAATCCTTTTTTACGCACTCACCTGAGCAGTGTGGCTGACGCAGTTCAGTCGCACGATGCGGCAGGTGTTGCAGCCGCAGGCGTGTTTGCCACCCTGCGCCAATGGAAAAACAACTTTCAATGA
- a CDS encoding MAPEG family protein, with translation MQYAHFTVAYWCVLIAAILPIVCAGIAKSGRIGVPRKQGGYDNVNPREWLARQTDWRARANGAQANSFEALPFFIGAVIIAHQLGAPQARLDVLAFLFIVLRLLYIMMYVSGMANVRSAVWFAGFLANVAILLVGYR, from the coding sequence ATGCAATACGCCCACTTCACCGTCGCTTATTGGTGTGTCCTGATTGCGGCGATATTGCCGATCGTGTGTGCCGGTATCGCCAAGTCCGGCCGTATTGGCGTGCCGCGCAAGCAAGGGGGTTACGACAACGTGAATCCCCGCGAATGGCTGGCCCGTCAAACGGACTGGCGTGCCCGCGCCAATGGTGCACAGGCCAACAGCTTCGAAGCGTTGCCGTTCTTCATCGGGGCGGTGATCATTGCGCATCAGCTGGGCGCCCCGCAAGCGCGTCTGGATGTGTTGGCTTTCCTGTTCATCGTCCTGCGCCTGCTGTACATCATGATGTACGTCTCGGGCATGGCCAACGTCCGCTCAGCGGTTTGGTTTGCAGGCTTTCTGGCAAACGTCGCCATTTTGTTGGTGGGCTACCGTTAA
- the recR gene encoding recombination mediator RecR, whose protein sequence is MSDTNALDTLIQALRGLPGVGVKSAQRMAFHLLQHDRPAAQFLSRALQQAADTVHHCERCHTFTQDAVCSTCLDERRDRSQLCVVETPADQSAMERTGAYKGLYFVLMGKLSPLDGVGPNDLGFKKLFDRACDGVVQEVILATNFTAEGEATAYVIAEGLKARGLRPTRLARGVPVGSELEYVDLGTIAHALVDRR, encoded by the coding sequence ATGTCTGACACCAACGCGCTCGACACGCTGATCCAGGCCCTGCGGGGCCTGCCGGGCGTGGGTGTCAAGTCGGCACAGCGCATGGCATTTCATTTGCTGCAGCACGACCGGCCTGCGGCGCAGTTTCTGTCCCGCGCGCTCCAGCAGGCGGCAGACACGGTGCACCACTGTGAGCGTTGCCACACTTTTACGCAGGATGCGGTGTGCTCCACCTGCCTGGATGAGCGGCGTGATCGCAGCCAGCTCTGCGTGGTGGAAACACCGGCCGACCAGAGTGCCATGGAGCGCACCGGAGCTTACAAGGGTTTGTACTTTGTGCTGATGGGCAAGCTCAGCCCCTTGGACGGGGTGGGACCGAACGACTTGGGCTTCAAGAAGCTGTTTGACCGTGCATGTGATGGTGTGGTCCAAGAAGTCATTCTGGCGACCAATTTCACGGCCGAAGGTGAGGCCACGGCGTATGTCATTGCCGAGGGACTCAAGGCACGGGGCTTGCGTCCGACCCGGCTGGCGCGTGGCGTGCCGGTGGGCAGTGAGCTGGAGTATGTGGACCTGGGCACCATCGCCCATGCCTTGGTCGATCGCCGTTAG
- the dnaX gene encoding DNA polymerase III subunit gamma/tau, with the protein MSYLVLARKYRPRFFQEMVGQDHVVQALTNALTTQRLHHAYLFTGTRGVGKTTVSRILAKSLNCQGVDGQGGITATPCGVCQACTDIDSGRFVDYTELDAASNRGVDEVQALLEQAVYKPVQGRFKVFMIDEVHMLTNTAFNAMLKTLEEPPEYLKFVLATTDPQKVPVTVLSRCLQFNLRPMAPETIREHLTKVLDVEQVSAEAQALRLLARAARGSMRDALSLTDQAIAFGSGQLQEATVRQMLGSVDRSYVFRLIEALAAGDGKTVVDTAEALRLNGLSAASTLEEMSTVLQRMAVAQAVGQGALDEGDPEAVDTARLAAAMPADETQLLYSICLHGRADLGLAPDEYAALTMVLLRLLAFKPAAEKKTLAIPERQQVADHVADPVAVSVAPASAVAQGSVASSPLSAPQPAPAPAPSVAAGTVHGAVGSVAPKAVQPWEDAPAASPVAASPAPAAAAPQNFPPVVPPGQVLAVRESGPVHVPERAEEDDVMVADDPVDDAFEAPWVDDIDEDYESNVPLAPIVSAPTATKIVAIPVQELQESAIDEPLSATGFEPTEEGDFWHQTVTQLIETEAITAMVRVLALQSQLIARDTDQWLLRLERESLNQPSTRERLTNALHAAGYPVQLAIEVGRVVDSPARRNAAASAEKQQAAERIILEAPFVQAMMRDFGAKIVPGSIKPL; encoded by the coding sequence ATGTCCTATCTCGTGCTCGCCCGCAAGTACCGCCCCCGCTTTTTTCAAGAAATGGTGGGGCAGGACCACGTGGTGCAAGCCCTGACCAACGCACTGACGACCCAGCGCCTGCACCATGCTTATTTGTTCACTGGTACGCGCGGCGTAGGCAAGACCACCGTCTCGCGCATTCTGGCCAAGTCGCTGAACTGCCAGGGCGTGGACGGGCAAGGTGGCATTACGGCGACGCCCTGTGGCGTGTGCCAGGCCTGCACCGATATTGATAGTGGCCGCTTTGTGGACTACACCGAGCTCGATGCCGCCTCCAACCGGGGCGTGGATGAAGTGCAGGCCTTGCTCGAGCAGGCCGTTTACAAGCCGGTGCAGGGACGCTTCAAGGTCTTCATGATCGACGAGGTGCACATGCTCACCAACACCGCCTTCAACGCCATGTTGAAGACGCTGGAAGAGCCACCCGAGTACCTGAAATTTGTGCTCGCCACCACCGACCCGCAGAAGGTGCCGGTTACCGTGCTTTCGCGCTGTCTTCAGTTCAACCTACGACCCATGGCGCCGGAAACCATCCGCGAGCACCTGACCAAAGTGCTGGACGTGGAGCAGGTAAGCGCCGAAGCCCAAGCCCTGCGTTTGTTGGCACGTGCCGCACGCGGCTCCATGCGCGACGCCCTGAGCCTGACCGACCAGGCGATTGCTTTCGGTTCCGGCCAGTTGCAAGAGGCCACCGTGCGTCAAATGTTGGGCAGTGTGGATCGCTCGTATGTATTCCGGCTGATTGAGGCGCTCGCCGCAGGCGATGGCAAAACGGTGGTCGATACCGCTGAGGCCTTGCGCCTCAATGGCTTGAGCGCTGCCTCCACGCTGGAAGAAATGTCCACCGTGCTGCAGCGCATGGCTGTGGCGCAAGCAGTAGGGCAGGGCGCATTGGATGAGGGTGACCCCGAAGCGGTGGATACAGCCCGCCTGGCTGCCGCCATGCCTGCGGATGAAACCCAGTTGCTGTACAGCATCTGCCTGCATGGCCGCGCAGACTTGGGGCTGGCGCCGGATGAATACGCGGCACTCACCATGGTGTTGCTTCGCTTGTTGGCGTTCAAGCCCGCGGCTGAAAAAAAAACTCTAGCGATTCCTGAGCGACAGCAAGTCGCGGATCATGTCGCGGATCCTGTTGCGGTTTCCGTCGCTCCCGCGAGCGCAGTTGCGCAGGGTTCTGTGGCATCCAGCCCTCTTTCTGCGCCTCAGCCTGCACCTGCACCTGCGCCCTCCGTGGCTGCTGGGACAGTCCATGGGGCTGTTGGATCTGTCGCGCCCAAAGCGGTCCAACCCTGGGAAGACGCCCCGGCAGCCTCGCCCGTGGCCGCGTCTCCCGCTCCTGCAGCTGCCGCACCGCAAAACTTCCCGCCCGTGGTGCCACCGGGCCAGGTCTTGGCGGTGCGCGAAAGCGGTCCGGTGCATGTGCCTGAAAGAGCGGAAGAGGATGACGTCATGGTGGCGGATGACCCTGTAGACGATGCGTTTGAGGCGCCCTGGGTCGACGACATCGACGAAGATTACGAATCCAATGTGCCGCTAGCGCCCATCGTGTCTGCGCCGACAGCTACCAAAATCGTAGCAATTCCGGTGCAGGAGTTGCAGGAAAGTGCCATCGATGAACCCTTGTCGGCTACCGGCTTTGAGCCCACCGAAGAGGGCGACTTCTGGCACCAGACGGTCACGCAGCTGATTGAGACGGAAGCCATTACCGCTATGGTGCGCGTGCTGGCCCTGCAGTCTCAACTGATCGCGCGGGATACCGACCAATGGCTGTTGCGTCTGGAGCGCGAATCCTTGAACCAACCCAGCACCCGCGAACGCTTGACCAATGCCTTGCATGCTGCAGGGTATCCGGTGCAGCTTGCCATTGAAGTGGGGCGGGTGGTGGACAGCCCAGCCCGCCGCAATGCCGCGGCTTCGGCCGAAAAACAGCAGGCTGCGGAGCGGATAATTCTGGAAGCCCCTTTTGTTCAAGCCATGATGCGGGACTTCGGCGCGAAAATCGTGCCCGGATCCATCAAGCCCCTGTGA